In Cryptomeria japonica chromosome 5, Sugi_1.0, whole genome shotgun sequence, the genomic window ttcgctctggatctacatcccaaaactttgtgctcccatccttatactcattttgtttatgagtaagaaggcgcaagttggaatgcacataaacgagctcttctgccttacttgctgccagttggttgcgtttcactgagtggataaaggagtatgtgctccaatttcgctcagatgaagaggaactagcaacctattgaataattgacacaaagtgagagggtgacaattataaaatagtaaaaaatctaaatttagagagcaataaaaattaagaaacttacttgcgataaaactttgattgcaagagtttgaaggtttggtgatgtatggccattgaggtaccaccaagcatgagaatcctttttatacttgtcacggagagcggaaacactttgaccattggaggctacaaaatcagcaaactcacttgtcattaaatcctccatttcaaaatctgggaagagtttagtaagtgctgtcctacacccttcactgacttctgaatctctatatgatggtacccttgatggcttagcaagcatttcatcactataaaatttgggagtcaatgcaaatgcaagaagatgtagtggggtggtcattttgttccaccactcaacacaaattgattgaacctctttgaagaaagtttcttcgggatcttgctcttttgcattgatgatggctttcattttctcaatcatcgagtcaatgccatcatatacctctcccaaacatgggtgatccatgtcagtataacggatcatactcatgatgggctcagtgaaactcaaaagatattccactcgatcccaccaagtgtcatctaggatcatgcactttacatttgctgccctttcagtattggattgcctccatagggaccaactttgactaattaccatgctagcaagtggctgtcgcaccttcacaagtcgcctcaagacgattgtgttggatgcaaatcgggtctcggcaacctattcaaaaattaaaaataaaaattagaatacaaagaagacatgataaaaaaataaaaattaagtaaccatcaaagtgaaatgtagattttaaaaattgaagtgtttcaattacttttagcaactccaactgtgaaaatgatctgaaaatggcctatgacatgttatggtttgtgatgaacatttggatctcttcagcctcaacataaatttgtttgatccaatctattttcctgcctatcttttgtagcatgaggttgagagagtggacagcacaaggtgtccaaaatatgtgttcaaaccgtgtctcaatcaacataactgcagctctacaattctttgcattgtccgttattacttggacaacattttgaggtcccacatcctgaatgcattgtataaggatgttagcaataaattgtgcatccttcacctgtccCTCACAATGCATGGACACCCCtatttgtttccatgaatttctaatgggagccaatgcattgtctatgttttttacctcctttgctagtaaggtgctacgcaccttctcataacctgaacctgtgtacccttgtggagcctcatttacctttttcaacatatcctgccaatatggtgatcgtaccacattaaatgacaaactgtttgcatatagacatcttccaacggattgatctgcaatctctctagcatcattcttaaatgctctctctaatggtcccCTGCTTCTCTTCATAATAACAGGTTCTTCACTAATTGGGTCCAAGAATGGGTGGCTCTCTACCACGATATCAGGAAAATTGCTATAAGATGGAGAAGTAGGGGGCCTCTTTGATTTACTTCCTCTTCTTGtcaacaaaggatggtttgaggcacgaccaactcttgcatctgcttcctcttgctctctaatatatcctgctatttcttgaggtgacatcccatttccattctttcctagacatggtttgattccttgttggggaatggcacaaaaatgggctttgacacgactgtaggagctagtttttttcgtactacagaagttgcatatccataaaaatgttccaccaccttttacttggtctattattttgacatatttccataaaggtgaatttgggtcagttttgaaagtccgttgaggagtagagctagtagtcgttgccattatgatttctacaacaaattaaaaaataattattaatatttaataaattaatagtaaacaatagattctaaatgttaaatatataaaattaaatttaataatttatttaaaatgaaagtaattaaattttaatttttaattacacAAATTATTATAGACTATAGTTTGTTTAATAGTAAACAAACAATTTAACAAACTATTAAACAAACTATAGTCTATAATAATTTgtgtaattaaaaattaaaatttaattactttcattttaaataaattattaaatttaattttacaaACAATTTAACAAATTATTAAACAAACTATAGTCTATAATAAATTttgtaattaaaaattaaaatttaattactttcattttaaataaattattaaatttaattttatataaactattaaataaactataataaaatttaacaaactaataaattttttttaaaactataataaaatttaattttttaacaaactatgataattattttaacaaactttaaaaaaattaaaaatttaaaacctgCAGCAGGGAAGCCCAAAAAAATGGAGGATATGCGCCGGAAAGAATGGGCGCTGGTCGTCGGCCGTCGCCCTCCTGCCTGGCACCTCCCGTCTCGCCTCTATGTGCCGTCCTCGCGCCTCCGTCGTGCCTTTGTGGCGTCGCGCCTCTGTGTCGTCGTCGCGCCTCTGTGCCGTCACGCCTCCTGCCCTAGTGCCTCCTCTCACCTCTGTCGTCGCGCCTCCTCTCTCACCTGCGTTTTTCGATTTTCCTTTCACTGTTTTGCGTGGAATAATGGTTTCGCGTTTTTTTATTTTAGCTTTGCTTTAGGTTTAAAACGTGAAAAGACATGATTCGACCCGTAAAAAAACCCTCGAAATTTGTGACCGATGCGGATTCATCAAAAAAACCCTATGGAATCGTCACGTCTACACCGGATGCGTCTGGAATCTTGACTCCAAAAACGGATGCGTTTCAGGAGGCAAAAATCAGTATCCTGTCCGAATCCACAGGGATTCCAGGGCGAATCCGAATCCGATACGTATCGTATCCAGATTTGGGGGCAAAACCTGAAGTACCGGTAACTTAGATTAATAACCTAAACTTTCAGTTTGAgcattcttcttttcttaatttggtAAACTCATGGGACCTTGAAAAGTATGTGCTGGAAATTTCCTTTCGAAATATATGCCCACAGAAAATTATTTTGATACAAAATCAAGCATTGTTTACCAGGTGTATTCTCTATCCAAGGATTCAGTCAAGTTGCTCCAGGACAAAGGTTAACAATAATCCATATCTTGTCAAAGAAATATcaactcattcattccttcaaagTTCCACACATCTATAATTTCATAGTCCTTGATGGTGTAGAAGGTCTAGCTCTCTGAAATTAGTTTTCTAGTAAGTGCACAAAATAATTAATTGGATGATGAACAAGTTGTTTGTATTACCTGTTATGCACAACACGCATCCTCCTAGTGACAACCATGCCTTGACAGTGTTCCTCTTGAAAAAGTAATAGATAtaaattggattga contains:
- the LOC131876425 gene encoding uncharacterized protein LOC131876425, whose protein sequence is MVISQSWSLWRQSNTERAANVKCMILDDTWWDRVEYLLSFTEPIMSMIRYTDMDHPCLGEVYDGIDSMIEKMKAIINAKEQDPEETFFKEVQSICVEWWNKMTTPLHLLAFALTPKFYSDEMLAKPSRVPSYRDSEVSEGCRTALTKLFPDFEMEDLMTSEFADFVASNGQSVSALRDKYKKDSHAWWYLNGHTSPNLQTLAIKVLSQVASSSSSERNWSTYSFIHSVKRNQLAASKAEELVYVHSNLRLLTHKQNEYKDGSTKFWDVDPERTDLDFSAATQSLLSGESDSQCAASASGSEAACGSSTLPTSSNVNDDVDLDLPSDPYDAIADY